The following are encoded in a window of Panthera leo isolate Ple1 chromosome B2, P.leo_Ple1_pat1.1, whole genome shotgun sequence genomic DNA:
- the LOC122219029 gene encoding LOW QUALITY PROTEIN: spliceosome RNA helicase DDX39B-like (The sequence of the model RefSeq protein was modified relative to this genomic sequence to represent the inferred CDS: inserted 1 base in 1 codon; deleted 2 bases in 1 codon), with product MAENDVDNELLDYEDEVETAAGGDGAEAPAKKDAKDSYVSIHSSGFRDFLLKPELLWAIVDCGFEHPSEVQHDCIPQAILGMDVLCQAKSGMGKTAVFVMDTLQQLGQVSSTGQVSVLVMCHTRELALQISKEYERFSKYMPNVKVAVFFGGXIKKDEEVLKKNCLHIIVGTPGRILALARNKSLNLKHIKHFILDECDKMLEQLDMRRDVQEIFRMTPHEKQVMMFSATLSKEIRPVCRKFMQDPVEIFVDDETKLTLHGLQQYYVKLKDNEKNRKLFDLLDVLEFNQVVIFVKSVQRCIALAQLLVEQNFPAIAIHRGMPQEERLSRYQQFKDFQRRILVATNLFGRGTDIERVNIAFNSDMPEDSDTYLHQVARAGRFGTQGLAIMFVSDENDAKILNDVQDRFEVNISELPDETDISSCIEQTQ from the exons ATGGCAGAGAACGATGTGGATAATGAGCTCTTGGACTATGAAGATGAGGTGGAGACAGCAGCAGGGGGAGACGGGGCTGAGGCCCCTGCCAAGAAGGATGCCAAGGACTCCTATGTCTCCATCCACAGCTCTGGCTTTCGTGACTTCCTACTGAAGCCAGAGTTGCTCTGGGCCATTGTTGACTGTGGCTTTGAGCATCCATCAGAAGTCCAGCATGACTGCATCCCTCAGGCCATTTTGGGAATGGACGTTCTATGCCAGGCCAAGTCAGGCATGGGAAAGACAGCAGTGTTTGTGATGGACACACTGCAACAGCTA GGACAGGTGTCCAGTACTGGACAGGTGTCTGTGCTGGTGATGTGTCACACTCGGGAGTTGGCTCTTCAGATCAGTAAGGAGTACGAGCGCTTCTCTAAATACATGCCCAATGTCAAGGTCGCGGTGTTTTTTGGTG CTATCAAGAAGGATGAAGAGGTGCTGAAGAAGAACTGCTTGCATATCATCGTGGGGACCCCTGGCCGCATCCTAGCCCTGGCTCGAAATAAGAGCCTCAATCTCAAACACATTAAACACTTTATCTTGGATGAATGTGATAAGATGCTTGAACAGCTCGACATGCGTCGGGATGTCCAGGAAATTTTTCGCATGACCCCCCATGAGAAGCAGGTCATGATGTTCAGTGCTACCTTGAGCAAAGAGATCCGTCCAGTCTGCCGCAAGTTCATGCAAGACCCAGTGGAGATCTTCGTGGATGATGAGACGAAGCTGACGCTGCATGGGTTGCAGCAGTACTACGTGAAACTGAAGGACAACGAGAAGAACCGGAAGCTCTTTGACCTTCTCGATGTCCTTGAGTTCAATCAGGTGGTGATCTTTGTGAAGTCTGTGCAGCGTTGCATTGCCCTGGCCCAGCTTCTAGTGGAGCAGAACTTCCCAGCCATTGCCATCCACCGAGGGATGCCCCAGGAGGAGAGGCTTTCTCGATATCAGCAGTTTAAAGATTTTCAACGACGAATTCTTGTGGCCACCAACCTATTTGGCCGAGGCACGGACATTGAACGGGTGAACATTGCCTTCAACTCTGACATGCCTGAGGATTCTGACACCTACCTGCATCAGGTGGCCCGAGCAGGCCGGTTTGGCACCCAGGGCTTGGCCATCATGTTTGTGTCAGATGAAAACGACGCCAAGATCCTCAATGACGTGCAGGATCGCTTTGAAGTCAATATTAGTGAGCTGCCAGATGAGACAGACATTTCCTCCTGCATTGAACAGACACAGTAG